One window from the genome of Pieris napi chromosome 3, ilPieNapi1.2, whole genome shotgun sequence encodes:
- the LOC125063821 gene encoding chymotrypsin-2-like isoform X1: MNSKMLLYFSLLASIELTWGLKLAIASANPKILGGDDAPDGAIKYQVSLQNVGSHFCGGSIIDKEWVVTAAHCTYNRPAQSFKVAVGINKLSDEGQKYTPDKVIVHEKFDEKLFTNDISLVKIESGIELNDRVNPVGLPTTNINPGDTLILTGWGRLSNDGPLPNKLQIVEVTAITTNQCKIKYSFYKQPITPKHLCTRAPPREGSCQGDSGGPLVRNGTLAGLVSWGTRSCGHSIVHPDVNTRVYSFVNWIKDTMNKN, translated from the exons ATGAATTCAAAAATGTTACTTTATTTTTCGTTGCTGGCCTCGATTGAACTAACTTGGg gtcTGAAGCTTGCGATTGCATCGGCTAATCCCAAAATTCTGGGAGGTGACGACGCACCGGATGGCGCTATAAAATATCAGGTGTCCCTCCAAAATGTGGGTAGTCACTTTTGTGGTGGATCCATCATAGATAAAGAATGGGTGGTCACGGCTGCTCATTGTACATATAA tcGACCAGCGCAATCATTCAAAGTTGCGGTGGGAATCAATAAACTGTCAGACGAGGGACAAAAATATACACCTGATAAAGTGATAGTCCACGAAAAGTTTGACGAGAAACTATTCACAAATGATATAAGCCTCGTAAAAATCGAGTCTGGTATAGAACTTAATGATAGAGTTAATCCAGTGGGATTGCCTACAACCAATATCAATCCAGGAGATACACTGATATTAACAGGATGGGGCAGGTTAAGT AACGATGGTCCGCTACCAAATAAACTTCAGATTGTTGAAGTAACTGCTATAACAACGAATCAATGCAAGATAAAATATAGCTTTTACAAACAGCCGATTACGCCTAAACATCTTTGCACACGCGCGCCACCTCGAGAAGGAAGCTGTCAg GGAGATTCTGGCGGTCCTTTAGTAAGGAATGGAACTCTTGCTGGCCTGGTTTCCTGGGGGACAAGAAGCTGTGGTCACAGCATTGTGCATCCCGATGTCAACACTAGAGTCTACTCTTTCGTTAATTGGATAAAAGATACTATGaacaagaattaa
- the LOC125063817 gene encoding chymotrypsin-2-like, with translation MFLHFGILLLLSQGLLGEVDVSEAIDGDSRIIGGQDATPGTANYQVSIRSHIGNKDWHSCGGSILNEEYVLTAAHCIYQENMKEMSIIVGTHMINKGGDRYKIKKLIPHEKYSRQTLKNDIGIVQIQGKFKYSDKVQPIELLNEMVPIGKKCLLTGWGLINYTKQTSPNNLQMLEYETISNDACSKRIKSSLYAGQLCAKRPNHKGACSGDSGGPLVIQDDKNKTVQIGVASGVVNPCASNYPDLFDSVHSFYDWIQSNIK, from the exons GCGAAGTGGACGTTTCGGAAGCTATTGATGGAGACAGCCGAATAATCGGTGGCCAAGATGCCACTCCAGGCACGGCTAACTACCAAGTTTCAATACGTAGTCATATAGGAAACAAAGATTGGCACAGTTGCGGAGGGTCTATATTAAACGAAGAGTACGTGTTAACAGCAGCTCATTGCATTTATCA gGAAAACATGAAAGAAATGTCAATAATCGTTGGCACTCACATGATCAATAAAGGCGGCGACCGATACAAGATTAAGAAATTGATCCCTCATGAGAAGTATTCAAGGCAGACTCTAAAGAATGACATAGGCATCGTACAGATACAAGGCAAATTCAAATACAGCGATAAGGTTCAACCCATTGAGTTGTTAAATGAAATGGTACCCATTGGAAAGAAATGTCTCTTGACTGGCTGGGGATTAATAAACTAT ACAAAGCAAACTTCACCAAACAATCTTCAAATGTTGGAGTACGAAACAATAAGCAATGACGCCTGCTCTAAACGAATAAAAAGCTCACTTTACGCGGGACAACTCTGCGCTAAGCGCCCGAACCATAAAGGTGCATGCTCT GGTGATTCTGGAGGTCCTCTCGTTATTCAGGACGATAAGAACAAAACTGTTCAAATAGGAGTCGCGTCCGGGGTAGTAAATCCCTGCGCCAGCAACTATCCTGATCTTTTTGATTCAGTCCACAGTTTCTACGATTGGATACAgagcaatattaaataa
- the LOC125063810 gene encoding chymotrypsin-2-like, whose product MYIFKYKYGVHNYKFQSKDRTTRKMFLHFGILLLLSQGLLGEVDVSEAIDGDSRIIGGQDATPGMANYQVSIRVHENGTEVHHCGGSILNEEYVLTVAHSIDEIIIKHMSIVVGTHMMYKGGDRYKIKKFIPHEKFSPWMPFNNNIAIIQIEGKFKFSDKVQPIELLKEMAPIRKKCLLTGWGYSKRGRYLQKNLNMLEFETISNEDCTQQLRILPYPNVLPVDAGHVCARSPEYRGACSGDYGSPLVIQDDKNKTLQIGVSAFVSWVPCAENFPDVFSSIHGYYDWIQHKIK is encoded by the exons atgtatatttttaagtataaatatggagtacataattataaatttcaaagcaAGGACAGGACTACAAGAAAAATGTTTCTCCATTTTGGAATACTACTTCTTCTGTCCCAAGGACTCCTTG GCGAAGTGGACGTTTCGGAAGCTATTGATGGAGACAGCCGAATAATCGGTGGCCAAGATGCCACTCCAGGCATGGCTAACTACCAAGTTTCAATTCGTGTTCATGAAAATGGTACAGAAGTGCACCATTGCGGAGGATCTATTTTAAACGAAGAGTACGTGCTAACAGTAGCTCATTCTATTGATGA gATCATCATCAAACATATGTCAATAGTCGTAGGCACACACATGATGTATAAAGGCGGTGACCGATACAAGATTAAGAAATTTATCCCTCATGAGAAGTTTTCTCCTTGgatgccttttaataataacatagcCATCATACAGATCGAAGGCAAATTCAAATTCAGCGATAAGGTTCAACCCATTGAGTTGTTAAAAGAAATGGCACCCATTCGAAAGAAATGCCTCTTGACTGGCTGGGGATACTCAAAGC GAGGgagatatttacaaaaaaatcttaatatgtTGGAGTTCGAAACTATAAGCAATGAGGACTGCACTCAACAATTAAGAATATTGCCCTACCCGAATGTGTTGCCTGTTGACGCCGGACACGTCTGCGCTAGGAGCCCGGAGTACAGAGGTGCATGCTCT GGTGATTATGGCAGTCCTCTCGTCATTCAGGACGATAAGAACAAAACTCTTCAAATAGGAGTCTCGGCCTTTGTTTCCTGGGTTCCCTGCGCTGAAAACTTTCCCGATGTATTTTCTTCAATCCATGGTTATTACGATTGGATACAgcacaaaattaaatga
- the LOC125063435 gene encoding chymotrypsin-2-like — MFLHFGILLLLSQGLLGEVDVSEAIDGDSRIIGGQDATPGMANYQVSLRSHRRKEEWHSCGGSILNEEYVLTAAHCVYQKNIKGMSIVVGSHTIDKGGDRYKIKKYVVHKKYSEETLKNDIAILQIEGKIKFSDKVQPIELLKEMAPIGKKCLLTGWGYVDYHRQTIPNNLQMLEFETISNNDCNEQLKRVPYLSRYLPIDDGQLCVKRPNDKGACHGDSGGPLVIQDDKNKTLQIGVVSWGIPCAKDFPDVFASVHGFYDWIQSIIK; from the exons ATGTTTCTCCATTTTGGAATATTACTCCTTCTGTCCCAAGGACTCCTTG GCGAAGTGGACGTTTCGGAAGCTATAGATGGAGACAGCCGAATAATCGGTGGCCAAGATGCCACTCCAGGCATGGCTAACTACCAAGTTTCATTGCGTAGTCATAGACGAAAAGAAGAATGGCACAGTTGCGGAGGTTCTATTTTAAACGAAGAGTACGTGTTAACAGCCGCTCATTGCGTTTATca gaaaaatataaaagggATGTCGATAGTGGTTGGCAGTCACACGATCGATAAAGGAGGCGACCGTTacaagattaaaaaatatgtggtTCATAAAAAGTATTCTGAGGAGACTCTAAAGAATGACATAGCCATCCTTCAGATCGAAGGCAAAATCAAATTCAGCGATAAGGTTCAACCGATTGAATTGTTAAAAGAAATGGCACCTATTGGAAAGAAATGTCTCTTGACTGGCTGGGGATACGTAGACTAT caCAGGCAAACTATACCAAACAATCTTCAAATGTTGGAGTTCGAAACAATAAGCAATAACGACTGCAATGAACAATTAAAACGTGTGCCTTACCTTTCGCGTTATCTGCCCATAGACGACGGACAACTTTGCGTTAAGCGCCCGAACGACAAAGGTGCATGCCAT GGTGATTCTGGTGGACCTCTCGTCATTCAGGACGATAAGAACAAAACTCTTCAAATAGGAGTCGTGTCCTGGGGAATTCCTTGCGCCAAAGACTTTCCTGATGTATTTGCTTCAGTCCATGGTTTCTACGATTGGATACAGagcataattaaatga
- the LOC125063821 gene encoding chymotrypsin-2-like isoform X2, with translation MFLFEVYVLLVLFYSSSGLKLAIASANPKILGGDDAPDGAIKYQVSLQNVGSHFCGGSIIDKEWVVTAAHCTYNRPAQSFKVAVGINKLSDEGQKYTPDKVIVHEKFDEKLFTNDISLVKIESGIELNDRVNPVGLPTTNINPGDTLILTGWGRLSNDGPLPNKLQIVEVTAITTNQCKIKYSFYKQPITPKHLCTRAPPREGSCQGDSGGPLVRNGTLAGLVSWGTRSCGHSIVHPDVNTRVYSFVNWIKDTMNKN, from the exons ATGTTTCTATTTGAGGTCTATGTTTtacttgtattattttattcctcCTCTG gtcTGAAGCTTGCGATTGCATCGGCTAATCCCAAAATTCTGGGAGGTGACGACGCACCGGATGGCGCTATAAAATATCAGGTGTCCCTCCAAAATGTGGGTAGTCACTTTTGTGGTGGATCCATCATAGATAAAGAATGGGTGGTCACGGCTGCTCATTGTACATATAA tcGACCAGCGCAATCATTCAAAGTTGCGGTGGGAATCAATAAACTGTCAGACGAGGGACAAAAATATACACCTGATAAAGTGATAGTCCACGAAAAGTTTGACGAGAAACTATTCACAAATGATATAAGCCTCGTAAAAATCGAGTCTGGTATAGAACTTAATGATAGAGTTAATCCAGTGGGATTGCCTACAACCAATATCAATCCAGGAGATACACTGATATTAACAGGATGGGGCAGGTTAAGT AACGATGGTCCGCTACCAAATAAACTTCAGATTGTTGAAGTAACTGCTATAACAACGAATCAATGCAAGATAAAATATAGCTTTTACAAACAGCCGATTACGCCTAAACATCTTTGCACACGCGCGCCACCTCGAGAAGGAAGCTGTCAg GGAGATTCTGGCGGTCCTTTAGTAAGGAATGGAACTCTTGCTGGCCTGGTTTCCTGGGGGACAAGAAGCTGTGGTCACAGCATTGTGCATCCCGATGTCAACACTAGAGTCTACTCTTTCGTTAATTGGATAAAAGATACTATGaacaagaattaa